Sequence from the Xylanibacillus composti genome:
GATTCAAAGGCTCGCCGACGCTCAATACATGACGCAGACTGGATAGATCATGGGCCTTCACAGCCTCTTCGCCGGCGCCCATCAGCATCCGGAACGCCGTCGGGGCGCTGTACCATACTGTTACTTTGTATGTTTCAATCGTGGCGTACCAATCCTGCGGGCTAAAGCGCCCTCCCCGGATTACGTTTGTTGCGCCATTCAACCACGGGGCGAAAATGCCATAAGACGTCCCCGTAACCCATCCGGGATCTGCCGTGCACCAGTAGATGTCGTCCTCCTGCAAATCCAGCACGATCTTTCCTGTATAATAATGCTGAACCATCGCATTTTGCACATGATAGACACCTTTCGGCTTGCCAGTAGAGCCGGAAGTATAATGTATAAGGAGACCGTCCTCGCGATCCAGCCATACCGGTTCGAAATCTGCAGACTGCGCTTGCATGCCCTTCTTCATATCATAAATGCCGTCTGCCTCCTGCACTTGTTCGCCTACCAGCAATATGTGCTTGAGCTCCGGCAGCTCCGCCCGTGCCACACGCGGCAGCAGGTCGGGCGTTGTTACAATGGCCACGGCCCCGCTGTCCTGCAGCCGGTCCTTCACGGCCGTCTCCATAAAAGCTTCGAACAGCGGGCCCACGATCGCGCCGATCTTCAGCGCCCCAAGCAGGGCGAAATACAATTCAGGCGTGCGCGGCATAAAGATGAATACACGGTCACCCTTCGCGATACCGAGCTGACGCAAGTAATTTGCCGCACGGTTGCTGTGTCTGCGCATCTCCTCAAATGTATAGGACTCGTCACGGGTGCTGTCGCTGTAATACAAAGCCACCTTGTCTTTCCGCGCAGTTAAGGTATGGCGGTCAATCGCTTCATAGGCGATATTGACTTTGCCGCTCTCATGCCAGGAAAATGCTTGCTCGACAGTAGACCAGTCGAAGGCGGCTCTCGCATTCTCGTAATCGCCCAAATTTCCTTTGTCTGCAGTTGCTTTCAGAACTTCGCCTTGCAGCATGATACCCCTCCTCGTAGGATAAAACGCTTCCGTGAAGCGCTTGCAATCTTGTATAAATTGTGAACGTTTAGACCATGTATATTATAGCACAGCGCTCTTCATTCTGCTAGAATGAGGAAATAGAACGAAACCGAGGTGCTGCTATGTCTGTCCTTCATCGCAAACTGTACGCTCGTCGGAATATTTCTTTTCAAGGGAAGGCGTTAATCGTGGAGGGCCCTGTTGAGGCAGCACACTTGCAAGAGCTTCACATGCATCCGGGACTGAAAGCGTTCCGCAGGCCTGATGAACAGAAGGAAGCTTTGGTTGAAATTGCTACTCTTCCAGAAGGGAGAATCATATTGGCACGCGACCAAAACACCATCGTCGGCTATGTAACCTTCCACTATCCGGATGAGATGGAAACTTGGTCTTCCCCTTCCATGGAGGATCTTATTGAGCTCGGCGCAATTGAGGTAGCCAAGGATTATCGCGGCGCCGGTCTGGGAAAGCATCTGCTTCGCCTCGCTTTCTCGGCTGGCCAGTTGGAGAATGTCATCGTCTTCACAACAGAGTATTATTGGCATTGGGATTTGGAAGGAAGCGGATTGAGCGTTTGGGAGTACCGCAGGATGATGGAAGCTTTGATGCAGACAGTAGATATGGTTTGGTACGCAACAGACGACCCGGAGATTTGTTCGCATCCCGCGAACTGTTTAATGGTTCGTGTCGGCAAGGAAGTACCCCTCTCCTCTGTCGAACAATTTGATCGCGTACGATTTCGGAGACGCTTCATGTATTAGGAGGTTAGCATGTCAACATCAGCGATTTATATGTATCACCCGCGATTGCTCGAATACAGATTTGGCGACAGCCACCCCTTCAACCAGCAGCGGCTGCTGCTCACCAATGATTTGCTGGCTATGGTGCAGGCGCTCGATTCCACGCATATGGCCGAGCCTCGTTCGGCCAGCATGGAGGAATTGCTGATGGTGCATGAACCAAGCTTTGTCGAGGCTGTACGAGAGGCCAGCGTGCCAAATCGCGACGCTGCCGTAATGCGCCGCGCAGCGCAGTATGGGATCAACACGGATGACACTCCCTGCTTTGATCATATGCATGCGATCACCTCCTTCGTAGTGGGCGGCTCGCTGCGCGCGGCAGAGGAAGTGATGAGCGGCCGAAGCCGCCGCGCGCTCCACCTTGGCGGAGGCTTGCATCATGCGATGCCGGACCGTGGAGCCGGGTTTTGCGTCTACAATGACGCATCCGTCGCTATTGCCTCTATCCGCCGCCTCTATGACGCCCGCGTCCTGTATATCGATACAGACGTTCATCACGGCGATGGCGTCCAGCTCAGTTTTTATGCCGATCCGAACGTGAT
This genomic interval carries:
- the acsA gene encoding acetate--CoA ligase, translating into MLQGEVLKATADKGNLGDYENARAAFDWSTVEQAFSWHESGKVNIAYEAIDRHTLTARKDKVALYYSDSTRDESYTFEEMRRHSNRAANYLRQLGIAKGDRVFIFMPRTPELYFALLGALKIGAIVGPLFEAFMETAVKDRLQDSGAVAIVTTPDLLPRVARAELPELKHILLVGEQVQEADGIYDMKKGMQAQSADFEPVWLDREDGLLIHYTSGSTGKPKGVYHVQNAMVQHYYTGKIVLDLQEDDIYWCTADPGWVTGTSYGIFAPWLNGATNVIRGGRFSPQDWYATIETYKVTVWYSAPTAFRMLMGAGEEAVKAHDLSSLRHVLSVGEPLNPEVIRWGQKVYGKRIHDTWWMTETGAQLICNYPCMDIKPGSMGRPIPGVEASIIDDQGNELPPYRMGNLAIKTPWPSMMRKIWNNPAKYEEYFRIPGWYISGDSAYRDEDGYFWFQGRIDDVINTSGERVGPFEVESKLVEHPAVAEAGVIGKPDPMRGEIIKAFIALRDGYSPSEELKEDIAKFVKVGLSAHAAPREIEFKDKLPKTRSGKIMRRVLKAWELNLPTGDLSTIED
- a CDS encoding GNAT family N-acetyltransferase, which produces MSVLHRKLYARRNISFQGKALIVEGPVEAAHLQELHMHPGLKAFRRPDEQKEALVEIATLPEGRIILARDQNTIVGYVTFHYPDEMETWSSPSMEDLIELGAIEVAKDYRGAGLGKHLLRLAFSAGQLENVIVFTTEYYWHWDLEGSGLSVWEYRRMMEALMQTVDMVWYATDDPEICSHPANCLMVRVGKEVPLSSVEQFDRVRFRRRFMY